In Acidobacteriota bacterium, one DNA window encodes the following:
- a CDS encoding DUF3536 domain-containing protein, which yields MSGAGERWVCLHGHFYQPPRENPWLGAIEPQASARPYHDWNERVAAECYTPNAAARILNAAGELLATQNNYAHMSFDFGPTLLSWLQKAGPEAYAAVLAADRQTHCAMAQAYNHMILPLASARDCATQVLWGKRDFEHRFGREPDGMWLPEAAVNLASLEALAAAGIQFTVLAPRQARRVRRFGSHQWQDVSGSRIDPHFPYLVRLPSGRSVAVFFYDAGLAQAIAFEGLLRDGARLATRLAGAFDGRHREPQLVSAATDGESYGHHFRFGDMALAAALRFLRANPSVRLTSYAGFLAAHPPRREVEIYENSSWSCSHGVERWRADCGCNCGSHPGWRQGWRAPLRDALDWLRDELAAGYARAAGTFLWNPWGARNDYIDCRLDPGARVPFLERHARRSLSSAEQARVQNLLEMQTAAMFMFTSCGWFFDEVSGLEASQVLAYAARAVELARSAIPVELEPELLRRLETAPSNLPQWGHARAVYLAQLARSPAAAAASD from the coding sequence GTGAGCGGTGCGGGGGAGCGCTGGGTTTGCCTCCACGGGCATTTTTACCAGCCGCCGCGGGAAAATCCCTGGCTGGGAGCGATTGAGCCGCAGGCGTCCGCCCGTCCCTACCATGACTGGAACGAGCGCGTTGCCGCCGAGTGTTACACCCCGAATGCGGCCGCACGCATTCTGAATGCCGCCGGCGAGCTGCTCGCCACCCAGAACAACTACGCTCATATGAGTTTTGATTTCGGCCCCACGCTGCTGAGCTGGCTGCAGAAGGCCGGCCCGGAGGCTTATGCCGCCGTGCTGGCGGCTGACCGGCAGACGCACTGCGCTATGGCTCAGGCGTATAACCACATGATCTTGCCGCTGGCGAGCGCCCGCGATTGCGCGACGCAGGTGCTCTGGGGCAAGCGTGATTTCGAGCACCGCTTCGGGCGCGAGCCGGACGGCATGTGGCTGCCCGAAGCCGCCGTGAATCTGGCCAGCCTCGAAGCGCTGGCCGCCGCAGGCATCCAGTTCACCGTGCTGGCGCCCCGCCAGGCCCGGCGTGTGCGCCGCTTCGGTTCACACCAATGGCAGGACGTCAGCGGCAGCAGAATTGACCCCCACTTTCCTTATCTGGTCCGCCTGCCCTCCGGCCGCTCCGTGGCCGTCTTTTTCTACGATGCCGGTCTGGCCCAGGCGATTGCTTTCGAGGGTCTCCTGCGCGATGGCGCCCGGCTAGCCACCCGGCTCGCGGGCGCCTTTGATGGCCGCCACCGGGAACCGCAACTGGTGAGTGCGGCAACGGATGGCGAAAGCTACGGCCACCATTTCCGCTTCGGCGACATGGCGCTTGCGGCCGCACTGCGCTTTTTGCGCGCCAATCCAAGTGTACGCCTGACGAGCTACGCCGGGTTTTTGGCCGCACATCCGCCCCGGCGCGAGGTGGAGATTTATGAGAATTCTTCCTGGAGCTGCTCCCACGGCGTCGAGCGCTGGCGTGCGGACTGTGGCTGCAACTGTGGCAGTCATCCGGGCTGGCGCCAGGGGTGGCGGGCGCCGCTGCGCGATGCACTCGACTGGCTCCGCGATGAACTGGCGGCCGGGTACGCGCGAGCGGCAGGAACCTTCCTCTGGAATCCCTGGGGCGCGCGCAACGACTACATCGACTGTCGTCTCGATCCCGGCGCCAGGGTGCCTTTTCTGGAGCGCCATGCGCGCCGGTCTTTGTCTTCAGCCGAGCAGGCGCGTGTGCAAAACCTGCTGGAAATGCAGACCGCAGCCATGTTTATGTTTACAAGCTGCGGCTGGTTCTTCGATGAAGTCTCGGGCCTGGAAGCCTCGCAGGTCCTGGCCTACGCCGCGCGCGCCGTCGAGCTCGCCCGCAGCGCCATACCCGTGGAGTTGGAGCCGGAATTGCTCCGCCGCTTGGAAACCGCGCCCAGCAATTTGCCGCAGTGGGGTCACGCGCGCGCTGTGTACCTTGCCCAGCTTGCGCGCAGCCCAGCGGCCGCTGCAGCATCCGATTAG
- a CDS encoding acyl-CoA dehydrogenase, with amino-acid sequence MKEQKATQGGEFLLTEPAAIFSPESFSEQQRLIAETAERFAQEEIAPAGEKIEQKDFATVRGLLRRAGELGLTGVEVPEDYGGLGLDFTASAIVADHLAIQGSFSVAFGAHAGIATLPLVFFGNDEQKRCYLPRLASSEWVGAYALSEAGSGSDALAMRTQAEREGGGGFRLNGEKMWISNAGFADLFTVFAKVDGKATAFLVEAATAGVSTGAEEHKMGIHGSSTRPLLLRDARIAEANVLGGVGEGAHIAFQILNVGRFKLGAACIGGGRNCLREAIQYARERQAFGKSIAEFGLIREHIARMATGLFAAESAVYRTVGLMDHIHRLDEFAMECSMVKVHASEILDDLVDRAVQIHGGNGFVHGNLAEAAYRDARVNRIFEGTNEINRMLLTGMALRRAQKGELPLREAVEGVIAEVMGPAQTHSPAEQARRATLLVAGLAVRRFGEAIEHEQVVLAALADLMIAVYVLQAVAARQPDALMTQVLASRLLDEVDVRARYALATISSGDELRTQAAWVRRLLKRDLANVAAWEQQIAARVIEAGRYLVV; translated from the coding sequence ATGAAAGAACAAAAGGCCACGCAGGGCGGGGAGTTTCTGCTCACTGAGCCGGCGGCGATTTTCTCGCCCGAGAGCTTCAGCGAACAACAACGGTTGATAGCGGAAACCGCCGAACGCTTTGCGCAGGAAGAGATCGCACCGGCGGGCGAGAAGATCGAACAGAAGGACTTCGCGACTGTCCGCGGCCTGCTACGGCGCGCCGGCGAGTTGGGCTTGACGGGGGTAGAGGTGCCCGAGGATTACGGCGGCCTGGGGCTGGATTTTACGGCATCAGCGATCGTGGCCGATCACCTTGCCATACAAGGCTCGTTCTCGGTGGCCTTTGGCGCGCACGCCGGCATCGCCACGTTACCGCTCGTATTTTTTGGCAACGACGAGCAGAAACGCTGCTATCTGCCGCGACTCGCTTCCTCGGAGTGGGTGGGCGCGTACGCGCTCAGCGAAGCGGGCTCGGGATCGGATGCGCTGGCGATGCGCACGCAAGCCGAACGAGAGGGCGGGGGAGGGTTCCGCCTGAATGGCGAAAAAATGTGGATCAGCAACGCCGGGTTTGCCGATCTCTTCACCGTTTTCGCCAAGGTGGACGGCAAGGCGACGGCCTTTCTGGTTGAGGCTGCCACCGCCGGGGTTTCGACCGGGGCGGAAGAGCACAAGATGGGGATCCATGGCTCGTCGACGCGGCCGTTGCTGCTGCGAGATGCCCGCATTGCAGAAGCCAACGTGCTCGGTGGGGTGGGCGAAGGCGCGCATATCGCCTTTCAGATTCTGAATGTCGGCCGCTTCAAGCTGGGTGCAGCCTGCATCGGCGGGGGACGCAATTGCCTGCGCGAGGCGATCCAGTATGCCCGCGAGCGGCAGGCATTCGGCAAGTCCATCGCTGAGTTTGGCCTGATCCGCGAGCATATTGCGCGCATGGCTACCGGGCTTTTCGCAGCGGAATCGGCGGTTTACCGCACGGTTGGCCTCATGGACCACATCCATCGACTGGATGAGTTCGCGATGGAGTGCTCGATGGTCAAGGTCCACGCCAGCGAGATACTGGATGACCTGGTGGACCGTGCCGTGCAGATTCATGGCGGCAATGGCTTCGTGCATGGCAACCTGGCGGAGGCAGCTTACCGCGATGCCCGCGTGAACCGCATCTTTGAGGGCACCAACGAGATCAATCGCATGCTGCTCACCGGTATGGCGCTCCGCAGGGCGCAAAAAGGAGAATTGCCGCTGCGCGAAGCGGTCGAGGGCGTGATCGCGGAAGTAATGGGTCCTGCGCAGACGCATTCACCCGCCGAGCAGGCACGCAGGGCCACGCTGCTCGTCGCAGGACTGGCGGTGCGGCGCTTCGGTGAAGCCATCGAGCACGAGCAGGTAGTGCTGGCCGCACTGGCCGATCTCATGATTGCCGTGTACGTGCTGCAGGCCGTCGCGGCGCGGCAGCCGGATGCGCTGATGACGCAGGTGCTCGCCAGCCGTTTGCTGGATGAGGTCGACGTGAGGGCAAGATATGCCCTGGCGACGATCAGCTCGGGCGACGAGCTGCGCACGCAGGCGGCGTGGGTGCGGCGATTGCTGAAACGCGACTTGGCTAACGTTGCGGCATGGGAACAGCAGATTGCCGCGCGCGTGATCGAAGCGGGGCGCTATCTCGTAGTCTAA
- a CDS encoding thiolase family protein has translation MGEAFILSSVRTPIGRAPKGSLRSTRPDDLGALVIAAALERARVEKAAVEDVILGCAMPEAEQGLNVARIAALRAELPVEAAAATVNRFCASGIEAVAIASQRVAAGAEVIVAGGAESMSMVPIVGNKPSVNPWLMERRPESYLSMGLTAERVAEKYHISREAADAYALRSHQRAIAAQEAGRFDEEIVPVATRVPDETAADYWRPIRLERDEGPRHDTSAEALAALKPVFHAHGVVTAGNSSQTSDGAAAAVVVSEAFLKAHALTPVARLAGYATAGVDPAFMGIGPVAAVPKALRRAGLRLNEIDLIELNEAFAAQTLAVMQELHMDPERINVNGGAIALGHPLGCTGAKLLATIMHELRRRNAHWGLITMCVGGGQGAAAIIENLVHS, from the coding sequence ATGGGCGAGGCTTTCATATTGTCGAGCGTGCGGACGCCCATCGGCCGGGCGCCGAAAGGCAGCCTGCGCTCCACCCGGCCCGATGACCTGGGCGCACTGGTTATCGCGGCGGCCTTGGAACGCGCGCGCGTGGAGAAAGCAGCCGTCGAAGACGTAATTCTGGGCTGCGCTATGCCGGAAGCGGAACAGGGTCTGAATGTTGCCCGGATCGCGGCGCTGCGGGCAGAGCTGCCGGTTGAGGCCGCGGCGGCGACTGTGAACCGCTTTTGCGCCTCGGGGATCGAAGCTGTCGCGATCGCGAGTCAACGCGTCGCGGCAGGCGCCGAGGTTATTGTGGCCGGCGGCGCCGAAAGCATGAGCATGGTGCCGATTGTGGGCAACAAGCCGAGTGTCAACCCGTGGCTGATGGAGCGCCGGCCGGAAAGTTACCTGAGCATGGGGCTGACAGCCGAGCGGGTCGCGGAAAAGTACCATATCAGCCGCGAGGCAGCGGACGCATACGCTCTGCGCAGTCACCAGAGGGCGATTGCCGCGCAGGAGGCTGGCCGCTTCGACGAGGAGATCGTTCCGGTTGCGACACGCGTACCGGACGAAACCGCGGCCGACTACTGGCGGCCGATACGACTGGAGCGTGACGAAGGGCCGAGGCACGACACCTCAGCGGAAGCGCTGGCGGCCTTGAAGCCCGTGTTCCATGCTCATGGCGTCGTTACGGCTGGAAACTCCTCCCAAACCAGCGATGGCGCCGCGGCCGCGGTGGTGGTTTCCGAGGCGTTTTTGAAGGCGCATGCGCTTACGCCTGTGGCGCGCCTCGCCGGCTATGCGACGGCCGGCGTCGACCCGGCGTTTATGGGCATAGGACCGGTCGCTGCCGTTCCCAAGGCGCTGCGACGGGCGGGCTTGCGGCTGAACGAAATCGACCTGATTGAACTCAATGAAGCGTTTGCGGCGCAGACGCTGGCGGTGATGCAGGAACTCCATATGGACCCGGAACGCATCAATGTGAATGGCGGCGCGATCGCTCTGGGGCACCCGCTGGGATGCACCGGCGCAAAACTGCTGGCGACGATCATGCACGAGCTGCGCCGGCGCAACGCGCACTGGGGCCTGATCACGATGTGCGTGGGCGGAGGGCAGGGCGCGGCTGCGATCATTGAGAATCTGGTGCACTCATGA
- a CDS encoding 3-hydroxyacyl-CoA dehydrogenase/enoyl-CoA hydratase family protein → MAQLLQRVVVLGAGTMGSRLAAHCANHGLNVHLLDQTTELAASGLQAAAKSRPAAFFLPRLAEAIRTGDFASGNKAIAEADWVVEAIVENLDAKRALLARVAPQLRADALLTTNTSGLPVAAVGAQLPDKVKRRWLGTHFFNPPRYMRLVEMIPTPTTDAEAVAWLRRAIELRLGKGVVIARDTPNFIANRIGVFALMNTLRLMQEFELGIEDIDALTGLLLGWPKSATFRTLDMIGLDTLAQVVQNSYANLPKDEHRELFVVPEFVKAMLQRGWLGEKSGQGFYRKQGDQIDALDLKTMTYHPRRKVRLPFDTLAAAVKQSEFVRRGLEELFAYCQARLGEISDDPEAIDQAMEWGYNWQHGPFAMESVVETGKGPARPLGVSVRANPGCSLLDLGDGVGCLEFHSKMNVLGADTVAMMQTTLADSGLPFDAFVITNGGEQFSVGADLAYLLALIQNEEWDEVEEAVRQFQAMNLALKRSPRPVVVAPFGLTLGGGCEMMLHAARVVAHAELYAGMVEIGAGLIPAGGGTTQMALRMDPKTALETIAMAKVSTSAAEARELRLLRRGDEVIANRAFVLQAAKDAARQLADAGYEVPPEASVRAPGPSVEATLKLGVFMMREAEQITKHEQKIGNHLVGVLCAHGAPEGMMVPEAKLREWEREAFLSLCGETNTQERIAYLLRNGKPLRN, encoded by the coding sequence GTGGCGCAGCTGCTGCAACGCGTGGTAGTCTTGGGCGCGGGGACGATGGGTTCGCGCCTGGCGGCTCACTGCGCCAATCACGGCCTGAACGTTCACCTGCTCGACCAGACGACCGAACTGGCCGCCAGCGGTCTACAGGCCGCGGCCAAGAGCCGCCCAGCCGCATTCTTCCTGCCGCGGCTGGCCGAGGCGATCCGAACCGGTGATTTTGCCTCCGGGAACAAGGCGATTGCGGAGGCAGATTGGGTCGTTGAGGCGATCGTCGAGAACCTTGACGCCAAGCGCGCACTGCTGGCTCGGGTGGCGCCCCAGCTTCGGGCGGATGCCTTGCTGACAACCAACACCAGCGGATTGCCGGTTGCGGCCGTGGGGGCGCAGCTACCCGACAAGGTGAAGCGACGCTGGTTGGGTACGCATTTTTTCAACCCCCCACGCTATATGCGGCTGGTAGAGATGATTCCAACGCCAACGACGGACGCCGAAGCGGTGGCCTGGTTGCGTCGCGCGATTGAACTCCGGCTGGGTAAAGGCGTTGTGATCGCGCGCGACACGCCCAACTTTATCGCTAACCGCATTGGCGTGTTTGCGCTGATGAATACGCTGCGGCTAATGCAGGAGTTCGAGCTGGGCATTGAAGATATTGACGCGCTGACCGGGCTTCTGCTGGGCTGGCCAAAGTCGGCGACCTTCCGGACCCTGGACATGATCGGCCTCGACACGCTGGCACAGGTGGTGCAAAACTCCTATGCGAATCTGCCGAAGGATGAGCACCGCGAGCTCTTCGTAGTTCCAGAATTCGTGAAAGCGATGCTGCAGCGAGGCTGGCTGGGAGAGAAGAGCGGCCAGGGGTTTTACCGCAAGCAGGGCGACCAGATTGACGCGCTTGATTTGAAGACGATGACGTATCACCCCCGGCGCAAGGTGCGGTTGCCGTTTGATACGCTGGCGGCGGCGGTCAAGCAAAGCGAATTTGTGCGCCGGGGACTTGAGGAACTGTTCGCTTACTGCCAGGCGCGGCTGGGCGAGATTAGCGACGACCCTGAAGCGATCGACCAGGCCATGGAGTGGGGCTACAACTGGCAGCACGGGCCGTTCGCGATGGAGAGCGTCGTCGAAACCGGCAAAGGGCCCGCGCGTCCGCTGGGCGTCAGCGTACGCGCCAACCCCGGCTGCTCGCTGCTGGACTTAGGCGATGGCGTCGGCTGCCTCGAGTTTCACAGCAAGATGAACGTGCTGGGCGCCGATACGGTGGCGATGATGCAAACTACGCTTGCCGATTCCGGTCTGCCCTTCGATGCATTTGTGATTACGAACGGCGGGGAACAGTTTTCGGTGGGCGCCGATCTGGCCTATCTGCTGGCGCTCATTCAGAACGAAGAATGGGATGAAGTGGAAGAAGCGGTACGGCAGTTCCAGGCGATGAATCTGGCGCTGAAGCGCTCGCCACGTCCGGTGGTGGTGGCGCCGTTCGGGCTGACGCTGGGCGGCGGATGCGAAATGATGCTACACGCCGCACGTGTGGTGGCCCACGCGGAGTTATATGCGGGTATGGTGGAGATCGGCGCCGGCCTGATTCCCGCCGGCGGGGGCACGACACAAATGGCGTTGCGCATGGATCCGAAAACTGCCCTGGAGACCATCGCCATGGCGAAAGTCTCGACGTCGGCGGCTGAGGCACGCGAGCTGCGGTTGCTGCGCCGCGGCGATGAAGTGATCGCCAATCGCGCTTTTGTGTTGCAGGCAGCCAAGGACGCGGCGCGGCAGTTGGCAGACGCAGGCTACGAAGTGCCGCCGGAGGCAAGCGTGCGCGCCCCGGGGCCGTCTGTGGAGGCAACGCTAAAACTCGGCGTGTTCATGATGCGGGAAGCAGAGCAGATTACGAAGCATGAGCAAAAGATCGGCAACCACCTGGTGGGAGTATTGTGCGCGCACGGCGCGCCGGAGGGCATGATGGTGCCGGAAGCGAAGTTGCGGGAATGGGAGCGGGAGGCATTCCTGAGCCTGTGCGGCGAGACGAATACGCAGGAGCGGATCGCCTACCTGCTCAGGAACGGTAAGCCGCTGAGGAATTAG
- the trpD gene encoding anthranilate phosphoribosyltransferase, protein MREALERLVAGQHLTRAEARKLLAAILAGPEFETERAGHDMSVAAILTALAAKGETVDEMAGFAEAMRGAMVDIGLNGQPRHWVDTCGTGGNARKVFNVSTAAALVAAASGQAIAKHGNRTSTSICGSADILEALGVRLDFPAERLGACLREIGIAFLFAPLLHPATRQVMPARRALGIQTIFNALGPLTNPAGAESQVVGVSSISLLEKMAEALQLLGTRHSFVVRSRDGIGELSTTDINDVAEIEHGVIRRYTLNARELGLPRADFATLHCQSKEEAVSVMRRVLAGESGPLQDIVCLNAAAALVAGGTASDLRDGLKRARMALVDGAAQRKLEMLVAYTQH, encoded by the coding sequence ATGCGTGAAGCACTGGAGCGGCTGGTTGCGGGCCAACACCTAACCCGTGCGGAGGCGCGAAAACTGCTAGCCGCGATTCTTGCGGGGCCAGAATTCGAAACCGAACGCGCTGGGCATGACATGAGCGTCGCCGCGATATTGACGGCGCTGGCAGCCAAGGGTGAAACCGTAGACGAGATGGCAGGGTTTGCCGAAGCCATGCGCGGCGCGATGGTGGATATTGGGCTGAACGGGCAACCAAGGCACTGGGTGGATACGTGCGGAACCGGCGGTAACGCCCGCAAGGTGTTTAACGTTTCGACGGCGGCAGCGCTGGTTGCCGCAGCATCCGGACAAGCTATCGCCAAGCACGGCAATCGAACCAGCACCAGCATCTGCGGATCGGCAGACATCCTCGAGGCGCTGGGCGTGAGACTGGATTTTCCGGCGGAGCGGCTGGGAGCGTGCCTGCGGGAGATTGGGATTGCATTCTTGTTTGCGCCCCTGCTGCATCCGGCGACCCGGCAGGTGATGCCGGCGCGGCGCGCACTGGGGATACAGACAATTTTCAATGCGCTGGGACCGCTAACCAATCCTGCCGGAGCGGAGTCGCAGGTGGTTGGGGTATCGTCGATCTCATTGCTGGAGAAGATGGCGGAAGCCTTGCAGCTGCTGGGAACGCGGCATAGCTTTGTGGTCCGGAGCCGCGATGGGATTGGAGAACTTTCAACCACCGACATCAACGACGTGGCCGAGATCGAGCACGGAGTGATCCGGCGCTACACGCTGAACGCGCGGGAACTTGGATTGCCGCGGGCTGACTTTGCCACTCTCCATTGCCAGAGCAAAGAAGAAGCGGTCAGCGTGATGCGACGCGTTCTGGCGGGCGAGAGCGGCCCGCTACAGGACATCGTCTGCCTCAATGCCGCCGCGGCGCTGGTGGCTGGGGGAACGGCGAGCGATTTGCGCGACGGCCTGAAACGGGCGCGCATGGCGCTGGTGGACGGCGCAGCGCAGCGAAAGCTGGAGATGCTGGTAGCGTATACGCAACACTAG
- a CDS encoding NAD(P)-dependent alcohol dehydrogenase — translation MSTRPARGYAAAQAKAPLAPFTFERRQPGARDVEIEIAYCGICHSDIHQARDEWGGAIFPMVPGHEIAGQVRAVGSEVSRYKAGDWVGVGCMVNSCRTCENCREGLEQFCIPGANFTYNSHDRDGTPTYGGYSDHIVVDEDFVLRIRHDPKQMAGVAPLLCAGITTYSPLHHWNVGPGSKVGVVGLGGLGHMGVKLAHAMGAEVVLFTRSPQKLDDGKRLGADAVVISSDEAAMQVHHRRLDFILDTVAAVHDVNPYLGLLRRDGVHCLVGVPDRPLSVIGGGLIMQRRSLAGSLIGGIAETQQMLDFCATHAIVSDVEEIPIQKVNEAYDRVVRSDVRYRFSIDMKSLEAAGK, via the coding sequence ATGAGTACCCGACCAGCCCGTGGGTATGCGGCCGCACAGGCCAAGGCTCCGCTCGCGCCATTTACGTTTGAACGGCGGCAGCCTGGCGCGCGTGACGTCGAAATCGAGATTGCCTATTGCGGCATTTGCCATAGCGACATCCACCAGGCGCGCGATGAGTGGGGCGGCGCTATCTTTCCGATGGTGCCGGGACATGAAATCGCCGGACAGGTGCGCGCGGTGGGCAGTGAGGTCAGCCGCTACAAGGCGGGAGACTGGGTGGGGGTGGGGTGCATGGTAAACTCCTGCCGCACGTGCGAGAACTGCCGGGAGGGACTCGAGCAGTTCTGCATCCCGGGAGCGAACTTTACCTACAACAGCCACGACCGCGATGGAACTCCCACTTATGGCGGCTACTCCGACCACATCGTGGTGGATGAAGATTTTGTGCTGCGGATTCGGCATGATCCCAAGCAAATGGCGGGCGTGGCGCCCTTGCTGTGCGCGGGAATTACCACTTATTCTCCGCTGCATCACTGGAATGTAGGACCCGGCAGCAAGGTCGGTGTGGTCGGGCTGGGTGGACTGGGGCACATGGGCGTAAAGCTGGCGCACGCGATGGGCGCGGAGGTGGTGCTGTTTACGCGCAGTCCGCAGAAACTCGACGATGGCAAAAGGCTGGGCGCCGACGCCGTAGTGATATCGAGCGACGAAGCGGCGATGCAGGTGCACCATCGGCGTCTGGATTTCATCTTGGACACGGTGGCCGCGGTTCACGATGTGAACCCGTATCTCGGACTGCTGCGCCGGGACGGCGTGCATTGCCTGGTGGGAGTGCCGGACCGGCCCCTGTCGGTGATTGGCGGGGGACTCATCATGCAGCGCCGAAGCCTGGCGGGTTCGCTGATCGGCGGCATCGCGGAAACACAGCAGATGCTGGATTTCTGCGCTACGCACGCGATCGTGAGCGACGTCGAGGAAATCCCCATTCAGAAAGTGAACGAGGCGTATGACCGGGTGGTGCGGAGCGACGTGCGCTACCGGTTCTCTATTGACATGAAAAGCCTCGAGGCGGCAGGCAAGTAG
- the pgl gene encoding 6-phosphogluconolactonase produces the protein MPLEWITHAALPELTAAFCRKLKTVLTEPGDAAVALTGGRSAGAFYDAWAASGVDPRWQFYWSDERLVEPNDPDSNVKLGRERLFGPSKVAEEHIHAPRTALAGEKCATDYATSIRLAVPAGEGATPAFPLIILGMGADGHTGSLFPGRNPYEEQEKLVRAVAATPAHPHARITFTPQLINAAQQVWFLVTGAAKAWAVEQLAERKLAIEQFPALAVDPQRTKITIFADEGSTGGRDYS, from the coding sequence ATGCCGCTCGAATGGATAACACACGCGGCGCTTCCCGAGCTGACGGCGGCGTTCTGCCGCAAGCTGAAAACCGTGCTCACGGAACCGGGCGACGCTGCTGTGGCGTTGACCGGAGGGCGCTCGGCAGGAGCCTTTTATGACGCCTGGGCGGCGAGCGGGGTGGATCCGCGCTGGCAGTTCTACTGGAGCGATGAGCGGCTGGTCGAACCGAATGATCCCGACAGCAACGTGAAACTTGGGCGCGAACGGTTGTTCGGCCCGAGCAAGGTAGCGGAAGAGCACATCCACGCGCCACGCACGGCGCTGGCAGGCGAGAAGTGCGCGACGGACTATGCGACGTCCATCCGGCTGGCAGTCCCGGCCGGCGAAGGCGCGACGCCGGCATTTCCGCTGATTATCCTGGGCATGGGCGCCGACGGGCACACCGGATCGCTGTTTCCGGGACGCAACCCATACGAAGAGCAGGAAAAACTGGTGCGCGCGGTCGCCGCCACGCCGGCCCACCCGCATGCGCGGATTACGTTTACCCCGCAGCTCATCAACGCCGCCCAGCAAGTGTGGTTTTTGGTGACCGGAGCAGCGAAAGCGTGGGCCGTGGAGCAATTAGCTGAGCGAAAACTGGCCATCGAACAGTTCCCTGCGCTGGCGGTGGATCCGCAGCGAACCAAAATAACGATCTTCGCCGACGAAGGCTCGACGGGCGGGCGCGACTATTCCTGA
- the gnd gene encoding decarboxylating 6-phosphogluconate dehydrogenase: MKLGMVGLGRMGGNMTQRLIEGGHQVVVYDPAAAAVKEAQGHGAEAANSLADMVKRLAAPRVMWVMVPSGAITTTTITELCRLLSKDDVLIDGGNSMYKDSIHHAELAQKRGVHFLDAGTSGGVWGLTVGYCLMVGGEKEIFDRVSPILKTLAPPEGYLYTGPAGSGHFVKMVHNGIEYGMLQAYGEGFEILEKSQYPLDLRAIAHLWNQGSVIRSWLCELAERAFAREAHLDSIRGYVEDSGEGRWTVQAAIDENVPAPVLTLSLLARLRSRQPESFSAKVIAALRNEFGGHAVKKEGAH; the protein is encoded by the coding sequence ATGAAACTCGGGATGGTGGGACTGGGCCGCATGGGCGGCAATATGACACAACGGCTGATCGAGGGCGGGCACCAGGTGGTGGTTTATGACCCGGCGGCGGCTGCGGTCAAGGAGGCGCAAGGCCATGGCGCGGAAGCTGCCAACAGCCTGGCGGACATGGTGAAGCGCCTGGCAGCGCCAAGAGTGATGTGGGTGATGGTGCCGTCGGGCGCGATCACGACGACGACCATTACGGAACTGTGCCGGTTGCTCAGCAAGGATGATGTGCTTATCGATGGCGGCAACTCGATGTACAAGGACTCGATCCACCATGCGGAACTGGCGCAGAAGCGGGGCGTGCATTTTCTAGATGCCGGAACCAGCGGAGGAGTCTGGGGCCTGACGGTAGGCTACTGCCTGATGGTGGGTGGGGAAAAAGAGATTTTTGACCGTGTGAGCCCGATCCTGAAGACACTGGCGCCGCCGGAAGGCTATTTGTATACCGGACCGGCCGGGTCGGGACACTTCGTCAAGATGGTGCACAACGGCATTGAGTACGGCATGTTGCAAGCCTACGGGGAGGGTTTTGAGATTCTGGAAAAATCGCAATACCCGCTGGATCTACGAGCGATTGCGCATCTTTGGAACCAGGGTAGCGTGATTCGCTCCTGGCTGTGCGAATTGGCAGAAAGAGCGTTTGCACGCGAGGCGCATCTGGACAGCATTCGCGGCTACGTCGAGGATTCGGGCGAAGGGCGCTGGACGGTGCAGGCGGCAATCGATGAAAATGTGCCGGCGCCGGTGCTGACGCTGTCGCTGCTGGCACGGTTGCGATCACGACAGCCGGAGTCGTTCAGCGCCAAAGTCATTGCAGCCTTGCGCAATGAATTTGGCGGCCATGCGGTCAAAAAAGAAGGCGCGCACTAG